One Salvia miltiorrhiza cultivar Shanhuang (shh) chromosome 6, IMPLAD_Smil_shh, whole genome shotgun sequence genomic window, TCGTCGTCGTCGCTCGTGTTGAGCTTCGAAAGGCCGCCCACAACAGTAACGACTGATGGTGGCTCATATACAATAGCTGCTGCCTCACACGGAAGGTTCACTATTGCGTCTTCTCCCAAGTCCTGTCATAATCAGTAACAGAATCATAATTTACTAATAAATCTcccaattcaaattaaaatgcAAAGAATAAGAAAGACCTGTGAACTTAGAGCTTGAAGAAGAGCTGCAGGAACGGGGTCGGGGCAAAACTCATCGGGGACAAAAGAGTCGAGAATCCGCATGAGTAGTGCTAGCCCGAATGTAGGACAGACCTGAAGGCGCGAATCAATATACATATGCAGAAATGAATATCATATCATATAAGAAGCAAAGCAAATGAATGAACCTCTTTTCTAATGGATGGGGTCAACAGCATATCCTTGGGAAGCATCATAAGGTCACTCAGCTCGTTTAGCATACTGAAGGATTTTGATGATCTTGTCTTGCCCTCGTCCTTGTCATCGCCATCCATCTCAAACAGATCACTCAGCCATCTAGACCAATTCCCAATCTGTTGTAGCATCACATGTTTAATGGGTTCATATATATGcaagaagagaaagaagaatgcAATATCTCTATCCCTTGCATTGTATTTGTACCGCATTTTTGAGCTGCACACCAGCAGCAAAGCTAGGTTTCCCTGGTGGAACTGGAAGCACCTTAGCATCAGTGATGGGATCCGCTAGAGGATCTGTTGGAATCTCATCAGCTGATTCTCGAAGGATGGCATTGAACATAGCCACATCTAGGCGCGCAACCAGTTGCTCCATAATCTAGGCAACGagtatcatcatcatcatttgcTTCAAGGGGGAGTATTAGTTAATATGGAGAAGTAGTGTACCAGTTTGGATAGCAAAGGTAAACAGCCACAATCGTGTCCTCCACCTCGAACAGGACATATCTTTTCGCATGCATCCCTGAAAGCCTTCTTCCACAGCTCAACAGAGAAGTTCCCTAGCTGCCGCCTTGTTCCGTTACCACCACACTGCATATGTGGAGTAAAAGTCTGGACAAAAGTGATAATAGCTTAGTGAGATTGGCTTCGTATCATTCAGTGCAAACAATATCAATCATACAATACCTGCCACCACAGAGATTCAATGATTCTTGAAAATATCCATCCTTGTGCCTTTTCCAGTGAACCTACAAGATTCTCCTTCTCACCCCCTCTTGTAAGTGCTGATGATTTCTTCTTTCCACTATTACGTATCTGAATCTCACTGTCTCCAAATGATTTTCTGATTATCGCTCTTAGTACTATGGCATTCGACAGCCAGAAAgtcaatctatatatataacacaGACAACAACATGAGGGCAAAAGAGAAAACAAGCAAGGATTTGAGTGTGTCACCAGAAAGATAAGGCATACCTAGGAACGTCATTACCACATGCTTTGGCAACTAAAACTAATCCAGACACAATACTTTTAGATGCACTCTCTCTCCCTGATTTCGGATTCTGCTTATTGGCATTGAAATATAGCCTTGAGAGGCGCCGCGCTGGAGCATGGACTTTATTCATGGAACTTCCATGTTCTGCAACCACTGAGTAAAGGCTCACCTCGAGGGCTGCTGCTTCCCGCAATCCCCCCTCCAAAATCTTTACTCTGTGTTCCAACTGCTGAATCCGGCCTTCTGAAACGAGGCTCCTTGTTTCCATTCTAAATGCCTTGCGCTCACTGCTTATCGAGCCTGTCACATAATGGTTTCTTCTGGTTGATCCGCCATTGTGGGCTAGGACACTTTCTTTGGTTGAAGAAGCCACACCATTTTCCAATGTCATTCCCTTCTGCATATCAACTCGAGGGTATATGTTTAGGTTTAGCACCTCATTCTCAACTTCTTCCTCTTCCACATGCTTTTCAACATGGTTTTTCCTCATTTCATTTAGAGGTGGAGAGTTTGTTCTTCCAGCCACAAGCAGGTCCTCTTGTTGATTTATCACTGCTCTCGATGCCTTGGAAAGACTAGTCATGCTTTCTTCAGAGCTAAGACGGATTTTCGAATCCCTTTTACCAGTTGCAACAATTCCTTCTTCTTCCTTGTGACGTTCACTCTGCCGTTTATCTGCTTCTTTCATTGCAGATGACTGCAAACTGTGAGATTTAACTCTTCTTGAGATCCATGCAATATCAGAAGATAAATCCAGCGATGAGGAGGATTCAGTCGCTTGTTCCTCATGGCCAACTTTTGCACTACCATTCACTGCAATCTGCAAACAATTCCCATCTTCCAATCAAATTGTGATCTACTGCATTACAAAAAGTAGCAACCAAACAAGTATTGCAATGTGATGGGGTCTTATGGTTAAAAGAAATTGCATCTTTGAGATCTTACTTAGACTAGAAAAGAGTGAAACATTAAACCTCTGAATAGAGAAAAGATGACACAAGTCTTGTACCTTTTTATCTGAAAGTGATGAAGTGGCATTTGGGGAAGAGTGATCATGAGTAGTAAATGATGCTTCTTCTGCATATTCATCATTCATCAATGAAGAAACAGATTCTCTGATTGAGGAGGCCGGCAGGAGTTTGAGGAAAAGAAGAGGTTGAGCAGCATTCCTGTAAGTCCTCTTGCAGTGAATAGGAGCGCTAATGCTCAAATCTTGCGTAATAACACCATATGCACTCAAATCCAAAACTACACTTGCCAGCAGCTGACCTTTCAACCCCTTGTCCCATCTCGGTTCATAAAGATTAAACTCAATGCACTTGTTGGTTGTCTCCCTCACTCCAAAAGATTCATTGAATTCAATTCTTCCATCTCCAGGCACAGCTTGATTGGTGAAGCCACAGACCCCGTCACTGTGCTCCCAATGGATCACAACGGAGCCTAGTCTTCTCAGAGACAGAGACGGGGGCCATGGCTTCACCTCGACTATATGAACAACATAGTCAAACTCAAGTGAAGAAGGGCTTTTCTGGGTTGTGGTACTCACACCTAGAACCATTGTGGAGTGCAAAATTGTAGGTAGCAAGAATGAATTACAGTACTAAATATGCAAACATGTAACAATACGCACTCTGAATACATAAGTAGCAGCTCTAAAGCATGATTTCTAGTCAACAACCCTAACAATATGAACAAAGTTGCAAGGGCTTTTCTAGGTTTTGGTCCTCACACGAAGAAGCATTGCTACATCAATGTGGCTACTAGCTAGGATCGCAAACAAGAGATTTTTATTGCAAGAGTGAATTGCAATACTAAATGTGGTGGGTGGGTGACACATCCGCTtcaaaagaaaagcaatgacGCATTCACACGCAGAGTCGAAAGCTTAAATTGTTGGAGCTGAAACGGTTAGAGCTTCAAAATCGAAAACAAAGGAGCAATAAATGTATGAGAATGAAATGCTGCAGTTAGGAATggatacatcatacatcatcaTATGAATGCAGTAATACGTATTATATGGAGAAGAGAAGATACTAAACTCGAAGACGAATGCCCAACAAATTTAACAAGACAAGgaattaagaagaagaaaagcacTCACAGTCACagtgatgagagagagagagagagagagattgttgAGGCACAAGAATGTCGTTTTCTGATAATATACACAAAAAACAAGACTCAAATTAAACAATGTAGTATCAAACTAAGCAAGAGGTTTGTATTGCATGGTTATGTTTTTTCACCTTTAATATTAGAATTTCTtagatttcattttttttaattggattgaataaaataaaattaacttaaataAGTAGTagaaattattaaaattgtaaagttttaatttattaaaataattaaaaaaaattagttttattatttgtaTGTATTAAGATTAATACTAAAATAAAGAACGTATCAAAAGATGCGcctaatttataataaaacattttgtGGTAATACTGATTAGAATGGCGTGACTGAGCATTTGTCTGCACTAAGCAA contains:
- the LOC130987407 gene encoding uncharacterized protein LOC130987407 translates to MVLGVSTTTQKSPSSLEFDYVVHIVEVKPWPPSLSLRRLGSVVIHWEHSDGVCGFTNQAVPGDGRIEFNESFGVRETTNKCIEFNLYEPRWDKGLKGQLLASVVLDLSAYGVITQDLSISAPIHCKRTYRNAAQPLLFLKLLPASSIRESVSSLMNDEYAEEASFTTHDHSSPNATSSLSDKKIAVNGSAKVGHEEQATESSSSLDLSSDIAWISRRVKSHSLQSSAMKEADKRQSERHKEEEGIVATGKRDSKIRLSSEESMTSLSKASRAVINQQEDLLVAGRTNSPPLNEMRKNHVEKHVEEEEVENEVLNLNIYPRVDMQKGMTLENGVASSTKESVLAHNGGSTRRNHYVTGSISSERKAFRMETRSLVSEGRIQQLEHRVKILEGGLREAAALEVSLYSVVAEHGSSMNKVHAPARRLSRLYFNANKQNPKSGRESASKSIVSGLVLVAKACGNDVPRLTFWLSNAIVLRAIIRKSFGDSEIQIRNSGKKKSSALTRGGEKENLVGSLEKAQGWIFSRIIESLWWQTFTPHMQCGGNGTRRQLGNFSVELWKKAFRDACEKICPVRGGGHDCGCLPLLSKLIMEQLVARLDVAMFNAILRESADEIPTDPLADPITDAKVLPVPPGKPSFAAGVQLKNAIGNWSRWLSDLFEMDGDDKDEGKTRSSKSFSMLNELSDLMMLPKDMLLTPSIRKEVCPTFGLALLMRILDSFVPDEFCPDPVPAALLQALSSQDLGEDAIVNLPCEAAAIVYEPPSVVTVVGGLSKLNTSDDDELDQLDSPLILRSSPPSLRYQLLRQVWNH